One window from the genome of Dyella sp. A6 encodes:
- the rsgA gene encoding ribosome small subunit-dependent GTPase A, with protein MTEHQIIERLRRIGWRDGPLPADGLRLARVAAQHRAGYELHDGEHSFGAQPAGHFLKRGLDPSERPAVGDFVEVEPGQPPHIVRVLPRRTVLSRAAAGERYERQLIAANIDYVLVLTGLDGDFNPARIERYLSLTEDSGAQPVVLLSKLDASADAIGRIDALRERLPEGTPIHAINGKDPASVAVLAQYLQPGDSAVLVGSSGAGKSTLTNTLLGIDKMATGAVRAHDSRGRHTTTHRALLPLPSGGCLIDTPGMRELKLTGEENLDLFADIEELAESCRFADCGHGSEPGCAVQAALDSGELAPERWRNYLKLRDEREEQAATLEARLRRQRGGRPVERPHSPRGKRERD; from the coding sequence ATGACGGAGCACCAGATCATCGAGCGTCTGCGCCGTATCGGCTGGCGTGACGGCCCCCTGCCGGCGGACGGCCTGCGGCTTGCACGGGTCGCCGCCCAGCACCGCGCCGGCTATGAATTGCACGATGGCGAACACAGCTTCGGCGCGCAGCCGGCCGGCCATTTCCTGAAGCGCGGACTGGACCCGTCGGAGCGTCCGGCCGTCGGCGATTTCGTGGAGGTCGAGCCGGGGCAGCCGCCGCATATCGTGCGGGTGTTGCCGCGGCGCACAGTGTTGTCGCGCGCGGCCGCCGGCGAGCGCTACGAGCGCCAGCTGATCGCCGCCAACATCGATTACGTGCTGGTGCTGACCGGGCTGGACGGCGACTTCAATCCGGCGCGGATCGAGCGTTATCTGTCACTGACCGAGGATTCCGGCGCGCAGCCGGTGGTGCTGCTGAGCAAGCTGGATGCCAGCGCGGATGCCATCGGGCGCATCGACGCATTGCGCGAACGCCTGCCCGAGGGCACGCCGATCCATGCCATCAACGGCAAGGACCCGGCCAGCGTGGCGGTGCTTGCGCAGTACCTGCAACCGGGCGACAGCGCGGTGCTGGTGGGCTCGTCCGGTGCCGGCAAATCCACTCTCACCAACACCCTGCTGGGCATCGACAAGATGGCGACCGGTGCGGTGCGTGCCCACGACAGTCGCGGTCGCCACACCACCACGCACCGTGCGCTGCTGCCGCTGCCCTCGGGCGGTTGCCTGATCGACACGCCCGGCATGCGCGAACTGAAGCTCACCGGCGAGGAAAACCTCGACCTGTTCGCCGATATCGAGGAGCTGGCCGAGAGCTGCCGCTTCGCCGACTGCGGTCATGGCAGCGAGCCCGGTTGTGCCGTGCAGGCCGCCCTGGACAGCGGCGAGCTGGCACCTGAGCGCTGGCGCAACTATCTCAAGCTGCGCGACGAGCGCGAGGAACAGGCCGCCACCCTGGAGGCGCGCCTGCGCCGGCAGCGCGGCGGCCGCCCGGTCGAGCGGCCGCACAGCCCACGCGGCAAGCGCGAGCGGGATTAG
- a CDS encoding DUF4124 domain-containing protein → MIRPGMLLLLALAVASPATATTVYKCVAGNGQVSYQGTPCPSGQKQHTLQLVNPPPIEPAPATSSPAVAQQQAMPTSAPPPEPATPVTPPPQMYRCVRATDGTTYLSTNGHPAPYLAPLGMLGIVPSSLAQTYSAANHMGHGKVTAGLVASRYTTVRDDCRALSPRETCQALEDAYNANQAKLFRAFHDQEASLKQRQTQLESELTHCPGSH, encoded by the coding sequence ATGATCCGACCTGGCATGCTGCTCCTGCTGGCCCTGGCCGTTGCGTCGCCGGCAACGGCCACGACGGTCTACAAGTGCGTCGCCGGCAACGGCCAGGTGAGTTACCAGGGCACGCCCTGCCCGTCCGGCCAGAAGCAGCACACGCTCCAGTTGGTCAATCCACCACCGATCGAACCGGCGCCCGCGACGTCGTCGCCCGCTGTCGCGCAGCAGCAGGCCATGCCGACCAGCGCGCCGCCACCGGAACCGGCGACCCCGGTCACGCCACCACCGCAAATGTATCGATGCGTGCGCGCCACCGACGGCACGACTTACCTCAGCACGAACGGGCACCCGGCTCCGTACCTCGCGCCACTGGGCATGCTCGGCATCGTCCCCAGCTCGTTGGCCCAGACCTACAGTGCCGCCAACCACATGGGACACGGCAAGGTCACCGCCGGCCTGGTCGCCAGCCGCTACACCACGGTGCGCGACGACTGCCGCGCACTGAGTCCACGCGAAACATGCCAGGCCCTTGAGGATGCGTACAACGCCAACCAGGCCAAGCTCTTTCGCGCCTTCCACGACCAGGAAGCGAGCCTGAAGCAACGCCAGACCCAACTCGAATCGGAGCTCACGCACTGCCCCGGCAGCCACTAG
- a CDS encoding AMP nucleosidase, with product MKDKHDIVSNWLPRYTGTPLEQFGQHILLTNFGHYVDLFAEWHGVEVKGRDRPMPNATADGITLINFGMGSPNAATVMDLLGAISPKAALFLGKCGGLKRKNQIGDLVLPIAAIRGEGTSNDYLPPEVPALPAFQLQRGVSTMIRDLGHDYWTGTVYTTNRRVWEHDDAFKSYLRRTRCMAIDMETATIFAAGFANKIPCGALLLVSDQPMIPEGVKTELSDRNVTANFVESHIRIGIEALKLVRRNGRSVKHLRFEEDIDVD from the coding sequence ATGAAAGACAAGCACGATATCGTTTCCAACTGGCTGCCGCGTTATACCGGCACGCCACTGGAGCAGTTCGGCCAGCACATCCTGCTGACCAATTTCGGCCATTACGTCGACCTTTTCGCCGAATGGCATGGCGTTGAGGTGAAGGGTCGCGATCGGCCCATGCCCAATGCCACGGCCGATGGCATCACCCTGATCAATTTCGGCATGGGAAGCCCGAATGCCGCGACCGTAATGGACCTGCTCGGTGCCATTTCGCCGAAGGCGGCGCTGTTTCTGGGTAAATGCGGCGGATTGAAGAGAAAGAACCAGATCGGCGATCTGGTGCTGCCGATCGCGGCGATCCGCGGCGAAGGCACCAGCAACGACTACCTGCCGCCGGAGGTGCCGGCGCTGCCGGCGTTCCAGTTGCAGCGTGGCGTCTCGACCATGATCCGCGACCTGGGGCACGACTACTGGACCGGCACGGTGTACACCACCAACCGCCGTGTCTGGGAGCACGACGACGCCTTCAAGAGTTACCTGCGGCGAACCCGCTGCATGGCCATCGACATGGAAACCGCCACCATCTTCGCGGCGGGTTTCGCCAACAAGATTCCATGCGGTGCGCTGCTGCTGGTGTCGGACCAGCCGATGATTCCCGAGGGCGTGAAGACCGAGCTCAGCGACCGCAATGTCACGGCGAATTTCGTCGAGTCGCACATCCGCATCGGCATCGAGGCGTTGAAACTGGTGCGGCGCAACGGGCGCAGCGTGAAACACCTGCGCTTCGAGGAAGACATCGACGTCGACTGA
- the sppA gene encoding signal peptide peptidase SppA, which yields MLMPPPPLRRPGRPNGFWAFMRTFGRGINAVRLIIINVVFFGVLGLILLLVLGIYAGSHMNEKVLDHSVLVLRPQGQLVEQYTVQPLQRALASLSGEAPKQVRMRDLVAAIDAAAKDPRISRIVLDPSQLRSGGFAALREVGAALDRFRASGKQVIAWAPSLDQYQYYLAAHANRVLLDPQGELMITGLSDYRLFYKDLLDKLGVQVHLFRVGQFKSAAEPYILDHASAASKEADSYWMGGLWDEYLSEVGALRGIDPATLRSDVDDLPAKIASTDGDLAKLALDEHLIDGIATRAQLIAMLRKQGVPAGPRGYGIRAVDMTHYMASLPVNRDLLSPGVAVVVAQGDISGGRQPPGEIGGESTAALIRAARENKHTRALVLRVDSPGGEVFAAEQIRREVELTRKAGIPVVVSMGDVAASGGYWISMDANRIVAEPNTITGSIGIFGMYYSVPDTLAKLGVVSDGVATGPMAGAFDITRPLDPKVGGVIQAIINKGYRDFVGGVASARGKSFADIDAIAQGRVWTGKQALQRGLVDQLGGLGTAIADAASLAKLGAHYPVRYMQPPLGTFDRFMLSLRRNAMVSALQSYGIRLPRWLAQVNAMAPDLALLRQAKPGKPNIYAYCFCTPH from the coding sequence ATGCTCATGCCTCCACCGCCTCTTCGCCGGCCAGGGCGGCCGAATGGATTCTGGGCGTTCATGCGCACGTTCGGACGCGGTATCAACGCGGTGCGGCTGATCATCATCAACGTGGTGTTCTTCGGTGTACTGGGCCTGATCCTGCTGCTGGTGCTGGGCATCTACGCCGGCAGCCACATGAACGAAAAGGTGCTGGACCACAGCGTGCTGGTGCTGCGGCCGCAGGGGCAGCTGGTGGAGCAGTACACCGTGCAGCCGTTGCAGCGTGCATTGGCCAGCCTGTCGGGCGAGGCGCCGAAGCAGGTGCGCATGCGAGACCTGGTCGCGGCGATCGACGCCGCGGCGAAGGACCCGCGCATCAGTCGCATCGTGCTCGATCCCAGTCAGCTGCGCAGCGGCGGTTTCGCCGCGCTGCGCGAGGTCGGGGCCGCACTCGATCGCTTCCGTGCCAGCGGCAAGCAGGTGATCGCGTGGGCGCCGAGTCTCGACCAGTACCAGTACTACCTGGCGGCGCATGCCAACCGCGTGCTGCTCGATCCGCAGGGCGAGCTGATGATCACCGGGCTGTCGGACTACCGGCTGTTCTACAAGGATCTGCTCGACAAATTGGGGGTGCAGGTGCACCTGTTCCGGGTGGGGCAGTTCAAGAGCGCGGCCGAGCCGTACATCCTCGACCATGCCTCGGCTGCGTCGAAAGAGGCCGACAGCTACTGGATGGGCGGACTATGGGACGAGTATCTCAGCGAGGTCGGGGCGTTGCGCGGGATCGACCCGGCCACCCTGCGCAGCGACGTCGACGACCTGCCGGCCAAGATCGCCAGCACCGATGGGGATCTGGCCAAACTCGCGCTTGACGAGCACCTGATCGATGGCATCGCCACCCGCGCCCAGCTGATTGCCATGCTGCGCAAGCAGGGTGTGCCGGCCGGTCCGCGCGGCTATGGCATACGCGCCGTCGACATGACGCATTACATGGCCAGCCTGCCCGTGAATCGCGACCTGCTGTCGCCCGGTGTGGCGGTCGTGGTGGCCCAGGGCGACATCAGCGGCGGCCGGCAGCCGCCCGGCGAGATCGGTGGCGAATCCACCGCTGCGCTGATCCGTGCCGCGCGCGAGAACAAGCACACACGTGCCCTGGTGTTGCGGGTGGATTCTCCCGGTGGCGAAGTCTTTGCCGCCGAGCAGATCCGTCGCGAAGTGGAGCTGACACGCAAGGCGGGTATCCCGGTGGTGGTGTCGATGGGTGACGTGGCGGCCAGTGGCGGCTACTGGATATCGATGGACGCCAACCGCATCGTGGCCGAACCGAACACCATCACCGGTTCGATCGGCATCTTCGGCATGTACTACTCGGTGCCCGACACACTGGCCAAGCTCGGCGTGGTCAGCGACGGCGTGGCAACCGGGCCGATGGCCGGCGCGTTCGACATCACGCGCCCGCTCGATCCCAAAGTGGGCGGGGTGATACAGGCGATCATCAACAAGGGGTACCGCGACTTCGTCGGTGGCGTGGCCAGCGCCCGCGGCAAGAGCTTTGCCGATATCGATGCGATCGCGCAGGGGCGCGTCTGGACCGGCAAGCAGGCCTTGCAGCGTGGTCTGGTCGACCAGCTCGGCGGGTTGGGCACGGCCATTGCCGACGCCGCCAGTCTGGCCAAGCTGGGGGCGCATTATCCGGTGCGTTACATGCAGCCGCCGTTGGGCACCTTCGACCGGTTCATGCTGAGCCTGCGGCGCAATGCGATGGTCTCGGCCCTGCAAAGCTACGGCATCCGCCTGCCCCGCTGGCTGGCGCAGGTGAACGCAATGGCGCCGGATCTTGCCCTGCTGCGCCAGGCCAAGCCCGGCAAGCCGAACATCTACGCCTACTGTTTCTGCACGCCGCATTGA
- a CDS encoding SGNH/GDSL hydrolase family protein: MSLRYLALGDSYTIGEGVAPDGRWPEQLARRLRDAGVPLQTPRILATTGWTTDELSAAMDASRLEPPYDLVSLLIGVNNQYRGRTADDYRAEFRRLLARATGLSGGRPGRVLVLSIPDWGVTPFARQENRDSTRIGAELDAYNALARDETCRHGAHWVDITPISRQCPALLATDGLHPSAEQYARWAEAAQNAAREALQSS; this comes from the coding sequence ATGAGCCTGCGCTACCTGGCCTTGGGCGACTCCTACACCATCGGCGAGGGGGTCGCCCCCGACGGACGCTGGCCCGAGCAGTTGGCACGGCGCCTGCGCGACGCGGGCGTGCCGCTGCAGACACCACGCATCCTGGCCACCACCGGCTGGACCACCGACGAGCTGTCCGCCGCAATGGATGCCAGTCGTCTGGAGCCGCCATACGACCTGGTCAGCCTGCTGATCGGCGTGAACAACCAGTACCGCGGACGGACCGCGGATGACTACCGCGCGGAATTCCGGCGCCTGCTGGCGCGGGCGACCGGACTGTCCGGCGGGCGTCCCGGGCGCGTGCTGGTGCTGTCGATTCCGGACTGGGGCGTGACCCCGTTCGCCCGCCAGGAAAACCGTGACAGCACGCGGATCGGCGCCGAACTGGATGCCTACAACGCGCTGGCCCGCGACGAAACCTGCCGCCACGGTGCGCACTGGGTCGACATCACCCCGATCTCGCGGCAATGTCCCGCGCTGCTCGCCACCGACGGCCTGCACCCCTCGGCGGAGCAATATGCCCGCTGGGCCGAAGCCGCCCAGAATGCCGCCCGCGAGGCACTGCAGTCGTCCTGA
- the grxD gene encoding Grx4 family monothiol glutaredoxin: MSLDTPTRERIETLLNDHRVVLFMKGHRAQPMCGFSAAAVNTLNELLPDYHTVNVLDDPAIREGIKEFGQWPTIPQLYVDGELVGGADIIRQMYGSGELHQLFGAAAPDRTPPEITITDKAAEAIRQGTANAEGLALHLEIGPDHSAGFQLAPASEHDIVAHANGLEVHFDPASAQRAKGIVIDWVSTMQGEGLSLKFPGAQDVKSLDVQELGRRLDAGDIVLVDVRPAAARAMLPALAQARILEDEGYEAIANLPKDTPLAFICQRGISSQGVAQRFAAHGFSQVHNVEGGMEAWNDQIH, translated from the coding sequence ATGTCCCTCGACACCCCCACCCGCGAACGTATCGAAACCCTGCTCAACGACCACCGCGTGGTGCTGTTCATGAAGGGCCACCGTGCGCAGCCGATGTGCGGTTTCTCCGCCGCCGCGGTCAACACACTGAACGAGCTGCTGCCGGACTACCACACGGTCAACGTGCTGGACGACCCGGCGATCCGCGAGGGCATCAAGGAGTTCGGCCAGTGGCCGACCATCCCGCAGCTCTATGTGGACGGCGAACTGGTTGGCGGCGCCGACATCATCCGTCAGATGTACGGCAGCGGCGAACTGCACCAGCTGTTCGGCGCGGCCGCACCGGACCGCACGCCGCCGGAAATCACCATCACCGACAAGGCCGCCGAGGCGATCCGCCAGGGCACCGCGAACGCCGAAGGACTGGCGCTGCATCTGGAGATCGGTCCGGACCACAGCGCCGGCTTCCAGCTCGCGCCAGCCAGCGAGCATGACATCGTGGCGCATGCCAACGGCCTCGAAGTGCACTTCGACCCGGCCAGCGCGCAGCGCGCCAAGGGCATCGTGATCGACTGGGTCTCCACCATGCAGGGCGAAGGCCTCAGCCTGAAGTTTCCCGGCGCGCAGGACGTGAAGTCGCTGGACGTGCAGGAACTGGGCCGCCGGCTCGATGCCGGCGACATCGTGCTGGTGGACGTGCGCCCTGCCGCCGCCCGCGCCATGCTGCCCGCGCTGGCGCAGGCCCGCATCCTGGAAGACGAAGGATACGAGGCCATCGCCAACCTGCCCAAGGACACCCCGCTCGCCTTCATCTGCCAGCGCGGCATCTCCAGCCAGGGCGTGGCCCAGCGCTTTGCCGCCCACGGCTTCAGCCAGGTGCACAACGTCGAAGGCGGCATGGAAGCCTGGAACGACCAGATCCACTGA
- a CDS encoding ABC transporter ATP-binding protein: MTTDNAVRADPASAPLLDIDKASVMQGNRLILDRLTLRVNAGQHTAILGPNGSGKSTLVKLVARQLYPLARGDGRGQVRIFGRERWNVSALRGLLGIVSPAVQRDYTSDIPLEAFDAVISGFFAARGLGLDHRVTDGMRERAREALEQLDAGHLAGREMASLSTGEARRVLIARALVHRPRALLLDEPCAGLDLASRRRFLESLRALARNGTTLLLVTHHIEEILPEIDQVVLLRDGRVQHQGSKADTLADAALSETFGMPIHAQCRGEWYTAAVD; the protein is encoded by the coding sequence ATGACAACCGACAACGCCGTTCGCGCAGACCCGGCCAGTGCGCCACTACTCGATATCGACAAAGCCAGCGTTATGCAGGGGAATCGGCTGATCCTCGACCGGCTGACCCTGCGGGTGAACGCCGGCCAGCACACCGCGATCCTCGGACCGAACGGGTCGGGCAAGTCCACTCTGGTGAAACTGGTTGCACGCCAGCTCTATCCGCTGGCACGCGGCGACGGCCGTGGACAGGTTCGCATCTTCGGCCGCGAGCGCTGGAACGTATCTGCGCTGCGCGGCCTGCTCGGCATCGTGTCGCCCGCCGTACAGCGCGACTACACCAGCGACATTCCACTGGAAGCGTTCGACGCGGTGATCTCCGGGTTCTTTGCCGCACGCGGACTGGGACTGGATCACCGGGTCACCGACGGCATGCGCGAGCGAGCCCGCGAAGCGCTGGAGCAGCTTGATGCGGGCCACCTTGCCGGTCGCGAAATGGCCAGCCTTTCGACCGGCGAGGCCAGGCGTGTGCTGATCGCGCGCGCGCTGGTGCACCGGCCTCGCGCGCTGCTGCTGGACGAACCATGCGCCGGCCTCGACCTGGCCAGCCGCCGCCGCTTCCTGGAAAGCCTGCGCGCGCTGGCCCGCAACGGCACCACGCTGCTGCTGGTCACCCACCATATCGAGGAAATCCTGCCCGAGATCGACCAGGTGGTGCTGCTGCGCGATGGCCGCGTGCAGCATCAGGGCAGCAAGGCGGACACGCTTGCCGATGCCGCGCTGAGCGAAACCTTCGGCATGCCCATCCATGCCCAGTGCCGGGGCGAGTGGTACACAGCCGCCGTCGACTGA
- a CDS encoding SDR family oxidoreductase — protein sequence MNNRSDAWQLHGHTALVTGASKGIGLAVARELAGLGANLLLVARDEDYLEQVRLDLADDFPSVDVLGFAADLGDAEDRMAVFDWVADLGLPLSLLVNNAGGNRPAATLDYRPEDYRSIFEQNLFSAFEMCRLAHPQLVQHAHAAIVNVGSVSGVTHVRTGSPYGMTKAALHQLTRNLAVEWAVDGIRVNAVAPWYIRTQRSEPALADEDYLDEVLDHTPLRRIGEPEEVAAAIAFLCLPAASYITGQVVAVDGGFLNYGF from the coding sequence ATGAACAATCGCTCCGATGCCTGGCAACTTCACGGACATACCGCACTGGTCACCGGTGCCAGCAAGGGCATCGGTCTCGCCGTGGCGCGCGAGCTGGCCGGGCTGGGCGCGAACCTGCTGCTGGTGGCGCGCGACGAGGATTATCTGGAGCAGGTGAGGCTGGATCTGGCGGACGATTTTCCATCGGTCGACGTGCTGGGCTTCGCTGCTGACCTGGGTGACGCGGAAGACCGCATGGCGGTCTTCGACTGGGTTGCCGACCTGGGGCTGCCGCTGTCCCTGCTGGTCAATAACGCGGGTGGCAACCGGCCGGCTGCGACCCTCGATTACCGGCCGGAAGACTATCGTTCGATCTTCGAGCAGAACCTGTTTTCCGCCTTCGAGATGTGCCGGCTGGCACACCCGCAGCTGGTGCAGCACGCCCATGCGGCGATCGTCAATGTCGGTTCGGTTTCCGGTGTCACCCACGTGCGCACCGGGTCGCCCTATGGCATGACCAAGGCCGCGCTGCACCAGCTCACCCGCAACCTTGCGGTCGAGTGGGCGGTGGACGGCATCCGCGTCAACGCGGTGGCGCCCTGGTATATCCGCACGCAACGCTCGGAGCCGGCGCTGGCGGACGAGGACTACCTCGACGAGGTGCTGGACCATACGCCGCTGCGTCGGATCGGCGAGCCGGAGGAAGTGGCCGCGGCGATCGCCTTTCTGTGTCTGCCTGCTGCCAGCTACATCACCGGGCAGGTGGTGGCGGTGGACGGCGGATTTCTCAACTACGGCTTCTGA
- a CDS encoding aminotransferase class I/II-fold pyridoxal phosphate-dependent enzyme: protein MSAISPSTHLADVRYEIRGALTRRARELETAGHPIIKLNIGNPGRYGFETPAHLREAIASHLRDSEAYGHEQGLDEARAAIAAQQQGRGARHVTPERIFVGNGVSELIDLSLRALLQPGDEVLLPSPDYPLWSAATILNGGSPRYYRCLAENGHLPNPDEIEALITPRTRALVLINPNNPTGAVYPHALLERIVAVAARHGLLLMADEIYDEILYDDTPFQPLAEVAGEHPCLSFGGLSKVYRACGYRVGWMSLSGQPAHSAEYRDALQLLAALRLCANVTAQWAVPAALTGSPTIQALTAPGGRLHEARRVVLEGVAASDYLDVVEPAGALYAFPQVRADRIETFDDQAFALRLLDEESVLVVPGSSFNVTASRHLRLTLLPQPADLAEVFVRMERVLARMAAAQSERITAAA from the coding sequence TTGTCAGCGATAAGTCCCAGCACGCACCTGGCGGATGTGCGATACGAAATCCGCGGCGCCCTCACCCGCCGCGCCCGCGAGCTGGAAACCGCGGGGCACCCGATCATCAAACTGAACATCGGCAACCCGGGCCGCTACGGTTTCGAGACACCGGCCCATCTGCGCGAAGCGATCGCCAGCCACCTGCGCGACAGCGAAGCCTATGGCCACGAACAGGGCCTGGACGAGGCGCGCGCGGCGATTGCGGCACAACAGCAAGGCCGGGGCGCACGCCATGTGACGCCGGAGCGCATCTTCGTCGGCAACGGCGTCAGCGAGCTGATCGACCTGAGCCTGCGCGCCCTGCTGCAGCCGGGCGATGAAGTGCTGCTGCCCAGCCCCGACTATCCGCTGTGGAGCGCCGCGACGATCCTCAACGGCGGCTCGCCGCGCTACTACCGCTGCCTGGCGGAAAACGGCCACCTGCCCAACCCGGACGAAATCGAAGCCCTGATCACCCCGCGCACACGCGCCCTGGTCCTGATCAATCCGAACAACCCCACCGGCGCGGTATATCCGCATGCGCTGCTGGAACGCATCGTGGCAGTGGCGGCACGGCACGGCCTGCTGCTGATGGCCGACGAGATCTATGACGAGATCCTTTACGACGACACGCCATTCCAGCCGCTGGCCGAAGTGGCCGGTGAGCACCCCTGCCTCAGCTTCGGTGGCCTCAGCAAGGTCTACCGTGCCTGCGGCTACCGTGTCGGCTGGATGAGTCTGTCCGGCCAGCCGGCGCACAGCGCCGAATACCGCGACGCGCTGCAGCTGCTGGCTGCGTTGCGGCTGTGCGCCAATGTCACCGCGCAATGGGCGGTGCCCGCCGCGCTGACCGGCAGCCCGACCATCCAGGCGTTGACCGCACCCGGCGGCCGCCTGCACGAGGCCCGCCGGGTGGTGCTGGAAGGCGTCGCTGCCAGCGACTATCTCGACGTGGTCGAGCCGGCCGGCGCGCTGTACGCCTTCCCGCAGGTCCGCGCCGACCGCATCGAGACGTTCGACGACCAGGCCTTCGCCCTGCGCCTGCTGGACGAGGAATCGGTGCTGGTCGTCCCCGGCTCCAGCTTCAACGTGACCGCCAGCCGCCACCTGCGGCTGACCCTGCTGCCGCAACCGGCCGACCTGGCCGAGGTGTTCGTGCGCATGGAACGCGTGCTGGCGCGGATGGCGGCCGCGCAGTCCGAACGCATCACCGCCGCGGCCTGA
- a CDS encoding DegV family protein, whose protein sequence is MRMGVAIDASCDLPQAFLQEHDITVMPIVVRVDDATFKDDRATAEIQRFLDLKLGSRSHSAETVPCSVEDVQQLFLEKLVLERDCVFCLTISATRSPINEHVIKASFNVLKNYRSVREPAGISGPFLMRIVDTRTMFAGAAPVIVEATRLIAAEQPPAAIRERLAHIANNAYGYMLPRDLYYLRARAKKKGDSSVGLFSAVLGSTLDIKPILRGYRGETGPVGKVRGFEQGTQALFGYAAKRVHAGLLVPAVCVSYGGDLSELAELPGYERLRYACQECGVELLEAPMSITGMVNVGEGAVTLGFAAEEHVVDF, encoded by the coding sequence ATGCGCATGGGTGTAGCAATTGATGCATCCTGCGACCTGCCGCAGGCATTTCTTCAGGAGCATGACATCACGGTCATGCCCATCGTGGTGCGCGTCGACGATGCAACGTTCAAGGACGACCGTGCAACTGCCGAGATCCAGCGCTTCCTCGACCTGAAACTCGGTAGTCGCAGTCATTCGGCAGAAACCGTGCCCTGCTCGGTCGAGGACGTGCAGCAACTGTTCCTCGAGAAGCTGGTGCTGGAGCGGGACTGCGTGTTCTGCCTGACCATCAGTGCGACCCGCAGCCCGATCAACGAGCACGTGATCAAGGCCAGCTTCAACGTGCTGAAGAACTACCGCAGCGTACGCGAACCCGCCGGCATCAGCGGGCCGTTCCTGATGCGCATCGTCGATACGCGGACCATGTTCGCCGGCGCCGCACCGGTGATCGTGGAAGCCACGCGCCTGATCGCGGCCGAGCAGCCGCCGGCTGCGATCCGCGAACGGCTGGCGCACATCGCCAACAACGCCTACGGCTACATGCTGCCGCGCGACCTGTACTACCTGCGTGCCCGGGCCAAGAAGAAGGGCGACAGCAGCGTGGGCCTGTTCAGCGCGGTGCTGGGTTCTACACTGGACATCAAGCCGATCCTGCGCGGTTATCGCGGCGAAACCGGACCCGTCGGCAAGGTCCGCGGGTTCGAACAGGGCACGCAGGCGCTGTTCGGCTACGCCGCCAAACGGGTCCACGCCGGACTGCTGGTGCCTGCGGTATGTGTGAGCTACGGCGGCGACCTATCGGAGCTGGCCGAGCTTCCGGGCTACGAGCGGCTGCGTTACGCCTGCCAGGAATGCGGTGTCGAACTGCTCGAAGCCCCGATGAGCATCACCGGCATGGTCAACGTGGGCGAAGGCGCGGTGACGCTCGGGTTCGCGGCCGAAGAGCACGTCGTCGACTTCTGA